DNA sequence from the Polyangia bacterium genome:
GTTCGACGATTCGGCGATGTCCACCGTCACGCCGTCGACGAAGCCTTGGAAATAGTTGTAAATCATGACCGCCGGGATGGCGACCAGCAGACCGAAGGCGGTGGTCACCAATGCCTCGGCGATACCGGCGGACACCGTGCCAAGACCGCCCGACCCGGAGGCCGCCATGGCCTGGAACGAGTTGACGATACCGACCACCGTGCCCAGCAGACCGACGAACGGCGCCGTCGACGACACCGTCGCCAGCAGGCCCTGGCCGCGACGCAGGTTCTGCATCTCGCGCTGGCCTTGACGTTCCAGCGAACGCGCCACCGATTCGAAGATCAGCTCGGGGTCGTCCTGACCGCTTGCCCGGTACGTCGTCAGGCCGGCCATGATCACCCGACCAAGGTGTCCGACCTCGGCGCCCGGCTGCATGCTGGCGGCGGCGTTCAGGTCACGCTTGGCCAGCAACGGTCCCACCACGTGGGCGAAGGCGATGGATGCCTTCTTGGACTTGCGGAAGGCCAAGAACCTTTCACAGGCCACCAGCAGCGACGAGACCGACATGATGGCCAGCGCCCCGACCACCAGCCGGGCGAACAGGCCCATGTGGGCCCAAAGATCGTACAGTGTGAATTGCATGCTTTTCCCTTTCCCCTACGCGCGCTGCTTGTGCCCGCCTTTTACGGCGCCTTCACGGTGACTGGAATGACCATCTCGACCTGCACCGGATGTCCCTGGAACATGACCCCGGAATCGTAACGCCACTGCTTGTGCAACATGTCCAGGATGGACTGGTCCATGTGTGGCAGCCCCTTGATGATGCGACAGTTCGTCAGCGTTCCATCCACTTTGACAATGCACTTTACCAGCGCCGTCCCCGACACTCTCAGCGCCAGGGCCTCCTGGTTGTAAATCGGGGACGGGCGGTTCGAAATCGTCGGCCGGACCATGCCGACACCGAACGGAATCGTGCTGCCCAGCGATCCGCCGACGACGCCTCCCACCACGCCGCCCGCCACGCCGCCTTTCACGCCGCCCTCGACACCCGCGGGATCCGGCTCCTCCTGGGGCTTTTCGTGCTCCTGCGGCTTGGGTGATTCCTTCTTGGTCGTCTGGACAACGGTATCGGGTTTCTTGATGACCTTCTTGTGCTCGACCTTTGGCTTGGTCACCGCACCCCCACCGGCCGGCGGAGGCGGCGGAGGCGGCGGTGGGTTGAACAGCATCACCTTGCGGGTGTTCTTCTTGTCCTCTTCGTGCGGACGCGACGAGATGTACAGCGCCAGCGCGATGACGGCGACGTGCGCCGTGAACGACAGGATGGCGCCCTTGCCTATCTGCCGCCGCGGGACGTTATGCGCGAGAACCGAATCGAACATTGTGCTCTTTGAGTTGCTACGTTTCGAAGCTCAAGAAGAGACGGCGGCGTCTCTTCTCCATCTTTGATCAATTCGTTACTGAGGGATGTGCGTATCTCCCGGATCCAGCACGCACTGCTGACTGTCGGTGTCGCACAACGAGTAGATGGCGTTCTTGTTCTTGAAGGTCGGCTTGTCACCCTCGGTGTCCCAGTCCGGCTGTGGGATGCCGTTCTGCGGATCATGACAAAGGTCGTTGCTGGGCTTACCACAGTCGTCGGAGCACGCCACCGACGGGGCGATCCCGCGGAAGGTGTACTTCGCCACGCAGGTCGCGGCGCCGTTGAACTGGGTGTACGTCAGCTCGCCGGCTACCATGCTGCCGGTGAGAGCGGCGTTCACGAAGAAGCGCAGGTTGGCGAAATCGTATTTGACGTGAATCGGGTCGAACACCTGCGGTGCGGTGTCATCGCCGGGAGGCGGCGGGACGCACATCCCGCCATCGTCACCGCCACCGGCGTCGGTCGACGCGCCGACGTCAGTCGACCCGCCGGCGTCGTTGGAGGCGCCAGCATCCGTCGCGGCGTCCTTCGCGGCGTCCGTGGCGACGCCGACATCGGCGTCTGTGCCACCATCGGTGCCGCCGTCAAGATCGGCGGCCGAAGTGGCACCGTCGTCACCACCGCCGTCATCGTCACCGGCGCCGGCATCGTCGGGCGGGGACGGCGTGATGGTGAAGCCTTTGTCGTACTGAACCTCGGCTGCACTCAGCGTCTTGACGGTACAGATGTCCTGGCTGTTCGGAAACTGGGTGTCGAACTTTCCGAACGCGTACGGTTTGTGATTCGGGTCGGTGTCCGTTGCCGGCATGTCGGCGTTGGGCGCATTGGTCGCGTAGTTGCCGGTTTCGAACGGCTGGATGGCCAGCGAGGTTTTACCGTCAGATGAAACCCGCGGATCGTTGAAGTACGGCTGCATGCCAAACACCTGCACGCTCTCCGCGCCATCAAAACGGGTATCGCAGTCGCCGGTGCCCATCTTCGATCCCTGGACGAACGTCAACTTGACGTTGAAGTCATTGGCTTCCGGCGCACAAGTGACTCGCCGTTGCGTACAACCGGCGTTGGCCACCGTCAGCAGTCCCAATGACAGCAGCGCGGGAAAGATTAAGCCTGGTTTTGTCACGACATTTTCCCCTGTCTTAGCCACAGCGTTCATTTTCTCACCCGCGTCCACTAGAACGTCCACCGGGCGCCGAATCGAAAGGTGCGCGGATTTGAATAGGCAGTCGGTTTGCCGTAGTTCTGAACGTCGCCGGGGGTCTTCACGTCGACCGCGCCCATCATCGCGCCGTCCGCATAAACCGGGGTCAGCTTGACGCCCTTCTGGGGAATAGCACAGGACCCACCCGCGCCGGTGGCGCTGAAACAAACGTTCTGGGTCGTATAATTCTCCTCGGTCTCGGTGATGTTCTGCAGGTTCAAGAAGTTGAAGACGTTGATCTCCACCGAAAGGGCGTGGTTCTTGTTGAGATACAGCGTGTACCCGGCCTGCAGATCCGCGGAGTAGTCCCAGGGAACGCGAGGTCCGGTGCCTCGCTGTTGAATGAACGCGAAACCAAGGCCGTAGTCGGGATCGGCGCCGAGAGGGGTCGTCGGTTGCCCCGAGTGGGCGCGGATCGCGATGCCGGTGCTGATGTGGTGTCGCGCGGCCACGACCCACTCCTTGGCGCCAAAGATCTTGATGCTGTGACGCTGATCGTTGGGGAGGTAACCGTCGCGGTTGATGGTCAGGCCCTTGGTGTCGAAGTCGGCGGTGTGGTTCGGAATCAGCGCGCCGTCCTGGCTGATGAGGCCGCCGATGTTGCCGCGCAGCCACGACAGCGTATAGCTGGCGTTCAGCAACCAGTTGTCCCGGAAGTTCTTCACGAACTGCAGTGTGAAGGCGTCGTAGTCGCGCTTTGCCTTGGCAAAGTCCGAGGCGACGCCTTCGCCGGGGTTACCGAGAAAGAACGTCTGCAAGCCATCGCGGCTCATGTCCTCGACCACGTCGCCCATCCAGCGCTTGGTATAGGTCAGCGATGCGCGCAGGTCGGACATGATCTCGTAGTCAGCGCCGGCCACCACTTCGTGCTGGGACTGCGGCTTCAAGTTGGGATCGATCGGACTGGCTCCGGCGCCGAACGCCACGTACTTCTGGTTCGGGTTGGTGGCGTTGCCTTGCACCTGCGCCACCGATTCGGTGAGGCAGCCTTTGGGACTGGCCACGATCTGCGCCGGGCCGCAGTTGCTGCTGTAGTTGGCCAGTGTGTGAGGCTCGCCGCTGAGCGCGACGTCCGCCAGATCCAACGGGACGTTTTCGTAATACTTGGCGTAGTTGATAAAGATCTTGGAACGACCAGACTGCGTCGGATCGTAGATGGCGCCGAGGCGCGGCGACCATTGATTCGGCAGCACCAAACCCAGTTGACCACCGTCGGCATAGAGTGCCTGCGTGTCATACCGAACGCCCAGGTTCACGGTGAACTTGTCGACGATGCTCCAGCTATCCTGAATGAAGCCACCGACGATCAACGACTGTGTCTTCAGCGTTCGACCGTCCAGACCGAGCGGCGTATCCGGCGCGGTGAGAACACCGAACCGAAACTGATCCCCGATGGTCCCGTCGTCGTTCTCCAGGTACTGGCGACCACCGCTGTACGATTTGGTGTGCGAGTAGTCGGTGAACTCCAGGCTGAACCCGGCCTTGGCGATGTGGTGGCCAAGGCCCTGGGCCAGGAACGTCAGCGTGCTGCCGACCTGGTAGCGGTCATATTTCTGCGCGTCCTGCTCGCCTGGGCCGTTCGAATTGTACTGCGGGCTGACCGGACACAGCACCGTCGTTGCGCCGCCGCCGATGCACATCCCCTGATTTCGCAGCGTCGGGTCCAGGTCCGGCAGGTTGTGGCCCGCGTTGATCCACTGGATGGTCGGAATGTTCGCCAGCGCATTCGGATTTGAAGAGTTGATCTGCGAACCGTCGCTGGGTAGCAGAGTTTCAGATTGATGATGCCAACCGAGCAACGTCTCCACCGTCACATTCTTCTTGGGCGATTCTGTGGTCCACCGCAAGGTCGCGTCGTAGGGATTCGAGCTGAACCGGTGCGCCATCGACTGCAGGGTGCCGCCGTTGCTGTCGGTGCTCACTTCCGGTTGCCCGTCGCGCGGGTTGATGCCGTACTGGTTGGAAGCACCGCTGCTGCTGGGCAGGGCGGAAAAGGTCGCGACGAAGCGGTTGCTGGGATTCGCTGCGTAGGTCAATTTGCCGAACGCCTGCTCGGTCTGCAGGATGGCGTCGTTGTGGGTGGTGTTGCCGGGCACCTCTTCGGTCTGCGTGAACCCATTCTTCATGATCGGGTTGCCGGCAGCGTCGGTCTGGATGCGGTTCACCGACCGGCGGATGTCGTACGACGTTTGCGAGATGTTCAGGCCCACGTAGAACCACAGCTTGTCCTTGACCAGCGGGCCGCCGAGATCGAAGCCCACGTCGCCTTCGTAGTTCAGCTTCGGCTGGAACAAAACCGACTGCCCCTCGCGCGGGACGGCGTGGCGGGTGCCTTCCAAGGCGCCCGGGCTGTAGTTAAAGTACGCGCCG
Encoded proteins:
- a CDS encoding MotA/TolQ/ExbB proton channel family protein, producing the protein MQFTLYDLWAHMGLFARLVVGALAIMSVSSLLVACERFLAFRKSKKASIAFAHVVGPLLAKRDLNAAASMQPGAEVGHLGRVIMAGLTTYRASGQDDPELIFESVARSLERQGQREMQNLRRGQGLLATVSSTAPFVGLLGTVVGIVNSFQAMAASGSGGLGTVSAGIAEALVTTAFGLLVAIPAVMIYNYFQGFVDGVTVDIAESSNELLDIVARQLKSNSGRPAAVRHG
- a CDS encoding energy transducer TonB, yielding MFDSVLAHNVPRRQIGKGAILSFTAHVAVIALALYISSRPHEEDKKNTRKVMLFNPPPPPPPPPAGGGAVTKPKVEHKKVIKKPDTVVQTTKKESPKPQEHEKPQEEPDPAGVEGGVKGGVAGGVVGGVVGGSLGSTIPFGVGMVRPTISNRPSPIYNQEALALRVSGTALVKCIVKVDGTLTNCRIIKGLPHMDQSILDMLHKQWRYDSGVMFQGHPVQVEMVIPVTVKAP
- a CDS encoding TonB-dependent receptor; amino-acid sequence: MTAGLFLARSAQAQQGEGTLTGTVTDAATKAPVADVVVTATSPNLQGEQVVVTDSSGFYRIPTLPPGAYTLRFDKEAYKPLARDGISLRSDTTIRLNAELLPEALQAEEVVVVARAPTVDVGSSSTGATLNSEFTRRVPVSAPGGKGSASRSFESVASAAAGAADDNSGFGTSINGASAAENSFIIDGLSTNNPGFGISGTPLSSEFVGEINVVTGGYLPEYGRSTGGVISAVTKSGTNDFHGGAYFNYSPGALEGTRHAVPREGQSVLFQPKLNYEGDVGFDLGGPLVKDKLWFYVGLNISQTSYDIRRSVNRIQTDAAGNPIMKNGFTQTEEVPGNTTHNDAILQTEQAFGKLTYAANPSNRFVATFSALPSSSGASNQYGINPRDGQPEVSTDSNGGTLQSMAHRFSSNPYDATLRWTTESPKKNVTVETLLGWHHQSETLLPSDGSQINSSNPNALANIPTIQWINAGHNLPDLDPTLRNQGMCIGGGATTVLCPVSPQYNSNGPGEQDAQKYDRYQVGSTLTFLAQGLGHHIAKAGFSLEFTDYSHTKSYSGGRQYLENDDGTIGDQFRFGVLTAPDTPLGLDGRTLKTQSLIVGGFIQDSWSIVDKFTVNLGVRYDTQALYADGGQLGLVLPNQWSPRLGAIYDPTQSGRSKIFINYAKYYENVPLDLADVALSGEPHTLANYSSNCGPAQIVASPKGCLTESVAQVQGNATNPNQKYVAFGAGASPIDPNLKPQSQHEVVAGADYEIMSDLRASLTYTKRWMGDVVEDMSRDGLQTFFLGNPGEGVASDFAKAKRDYDAFTLQFVKNFRDNWLLNASYTLSWLRGNIGGLISQDGALIPNHTADFDTKGLTINRDGYLPNDQRHSIKIFGAKEWVVAARHHISTGIAIRAHSGQPTTPLGADPDYGLGFAFIQQRGTGPRVPWDYSADLQAGYTLYLNKNHALSVEINVFNFLNLQNITETEENYTTQNVCFSATGAGGSCAIPQKGVKLTPVYADGAMMGAVDVKTPGDVQNYGKPTAYSNPRTFRFGARWTF